Part of the Paenarthrobacter sp. JL.01a genome is shown below.
GCCCACCGCGAGGCCAAGCATCAACGCAAGCATGGGGGAGATGGAGCTCATGTCGATCACGCTGGTGAGCGCGAAGGTGCCGCCTACGCCCACGGCCACGCCGACCAAGGCCATTACCAAAGGCAGGCCCGCGGCGATCAGCGTGCCGAGCATGAGGATCAGAACCAGCGCCGCAACGGCGACGCCAACGATTTCAGCGATGCCGAAAATCTCCGAGACGTCCTCGGTGATCTCCTTGCTGGCGTAAGCCGTGACGCCGGCCGAGGACACCTCGTGGACGATCTCCTGCACTTTCTCGCGGACCGCCGGATCAACGGCATTGATGGAGGTCTTGAACTGGACCTGGGCTACAGCGGCCTTGTTGTCGCTGGAGACGAAACGCAGTCCCTCGGAGGCCTCGGCCTGCCGCTTCCCGAGCGCGAGTTTAACGGCGCCATCGGCAGCTTCCTTGTCTCCGGCGTCGAGCTTTTCCTTGGTCGCGGCCAGCTGGGCGCGCTGTGCACCCAACTGGGCGTCGATCTGGGCGGGCGTGAGGCCGGAGGCTGCCAGCTGCTGTTCGGCGGCAGCGAGCTGGGCTTCGCCCGCAGTGAGCTGTGCGCGTCCGGCGTCCAGTTGGGCTTTGCCTTCGGCTGCCTTGGCTTCACCGGCGGCGATGTCGCCCGGTGCCTTATCCAGCTGCTCCTGGGTCGTAAAGGGGTTCACCGTGGACTGGACGTCGGGGATGCCCTTCAGTTTCTCGAGCGCTGCGCCGACGGCATCCTTCTTCGCCTGGTCGAAACCGGAATCACCGGCGTCGAAGACCACACTGGCGGAACCGCCGGACGCTTCCGGCAGAGCTTCTTTGAGCTTGTCCGCCATCCGCTGCGTCTCCGTGCCGGGGATGGTGAAGTTGTTGGACATGGTGCCGTGGAAGGCGGCGGCAGAACCGCCCACGGCCACCAGCACCGCGAGCCATATGGAGATGACCAGCCAGCGGCGGCGATATGAAAATTTGCCGAGGCGGTAGAGGAACGAAGCCATGTCAGAACCGATCTGTGGTGGAAGGAACGGGTGCGGATTGAGCGGAAGCGCCCGACGACGGCGCGAAGCCGCCTCCCAGTAGCCCCATCGCGTCGATGAGGTGCTGGCGTAGGACGGCGAGTGATTCGGGGGAGAGGTCGGGTCCGCGCTCGGCGAACCAGACGTTCATGGCTGCTTTGCCACAGGAAATGACGGAGCCCGCCAGTGCATGCAGGTAGAGCTCGCTGACGCCTGCGCCCAACCTGTAGCGGGCGGCATCGATGATCTGCTCGGTGCAGTGGTCCCAGGCTTCGAGCTCGGAGCGGGCCAGGGAACGGTTGTCCTGGGTCAGGCTGAACAGCTCGGCCATGGGGGCAACGGACATGGGGTCGGCGAGGGCCATCAGCGCCGCTTGGGCGGATTCAAGGATCGACTCCTCCGCTGGCCGCAGCCGGAACTGCTCCAACGCCCGGTCCATGAACCCGTCCGCGACGGAGGCCAGGGCAGCTTCGAGGCTGGGGAAGTAATTGAAGAAGGTGCGCCGGGAAACGCCTGCGCTGGCGGCTATGTCCTCGACGGTGAAGTTCCCGGCCCCTTTGCTGCGCAGGAGATCCAGGGCTGCGCCGGCAATGGAGCTGCGGGTAGCGGCCTTGTTGAGTTCGCGCCGTGAAGGAGTGCTCTGCCCGGTTGATGGGAGCGCAGAGCCTTGCTCCTGGCTGCTGATGGAAGTCACATACTTACACTAAGTGCAACTTTGCACTGTGCGCAAACTGATTTTAAGCGGTCTACAAAAAATCCCGCCCTCGCCCGGTCTCCTCGCCGAGGAACGGCAGGGGAGAGCGGGCAAAAGCGGGACTGAGCGGATGGAAGGAGGATCAGAACTGCTGCGGAGGGGCTGGGTGGATCGGCGGGGCGGGCGGCTGCTGCGGCTGTGCCGGCTGGGCAGCCTGCTGGCCGGTGCTCTGGCCTGCGTTCCTGGTCAGGTAGATCGACTGCCCGGTGGCACCCGGCTCACCCTCGCCCAAAGGAAGCACATAAACCGCGGTGCCGTAGGCGCAGACTTCGGTCCAGTTGGTGCCCATTTCGGAGGTGTCGAAGCGCATGGCAACAATGGCGTTGGCACCGCGCTGCTGTGCTTCGTTGACCATGCGTGCCATGACTTCCTGTCGGCTTTCGTAGAGCGCTTTGGTCATTTCGGGCAGCTCGCCGCCGCCCAGTGAGCGGAAACCGGCGAGCATCTGTGAGCCGATGTCCCGCGATCGGACGGTCAGGCCCATGACTTCGCCGAAGACGGCGTCAATGCGGTGGCCCGGGATTTCATTGGAGGTGACGATCAACATGGTCAGAGCCTATCCAGCTTTCGGCCCTTTAACGGGGAAATCCCCCGGGGAGAACTCCCCCGGGGGATCAACACCGTTCACAGCCGGTTGACGCTAGGCTTTGGCGCCGGCCAACTCGCGCTCGTCGGCTTCAGCGGCGGCCTTGTCGGCTGCGTACTCGTCGGCGAACGCTGCGCCGTTGCGCGGGGCGTTGTACAGCGACTCGTCCAGGATGCCCTGGCGCTTGGCGACAATCGCGGGCACCAGGGCCTGGCCGGCTACGTTGACCGCGGTGCGGCCCATGTCCAGGATGGGGTCGATGGCCAGCAGAAGGCCGACGCCGGCCAGCGGCAGTCCCAGCGTGGACAGGGTCAGCGTGAGCATGACCACGGCGCCGGTGGTGCCTGCGGTAGCGGCGGAGCCGAGGACCGAGACCAGCACGATCAGCAAGTACTGGCTGAAGTCCAGGTTGATGCCGAAGAACTGTGCCACGAAGATCGCCGCAACAGCCGGGTAGATCGCGGCGCAGCCATCCATCTTGGTGGTGGCACCCAGCGGCACGGCGAAGGAAGCATAGCCCGAGGGAACGCCGAGGTTTCGTTCAGTGACGCGCTGCGTGAGCGGCAGCGTGCCGATGGAGGAACGGGAGACGAAGGCCAGCTGTACGGCAGGCCAGACGCCGGAGAAGTACTGCTTGATCGACAGGCCGTGTGCACGGACCAGGATCGGGTAGAGCACGAAGAGGACCAGGGCCAGGCCAATGTAGATGGCGGCCGTGAACTTGCCCAGCGAGCCGATGGTGTCCCAGCCGTAGATCGCAACGGCATTGCCGATCAGGCCGATGGTTCCCAGCGGGGCGATACGGATGATCCACCACAGGACCTTCTGGATGACGGCCAGCGCGGATGCGTTGAATGTCAGGAAGGCCTCAGCCTGCTTGCCCACCTTGAGGGCGGCAATTCCGACGGCGATCGCGACCACCAGGATCTGGAGGACGTTGAAACTGACGGACGTGCTCACCGTGGTGGCAGCGTTGGCGCTTTCCGTGACAGTGGAGCTCGCGCCCAGGCCCAGGAAGTTCTTCGGGAACAAGCCGATCAGGAACGCCCACCAGTCACCGGTCTTGCCGGCGTATTCGGCCTTCTGGGTGATGCCCGTAGCAGCGCCCGGCTGCAGGAGCACGCCGAGGCCGATACCGATCAGCACGGAAACGAGGGAGGTGATGGCGAACCAGAGCAGGGTGTTCCATGCCAGGCGCGCTGCGTTGGAAACCTGGCGCAGGTTCGCGATGGAGCTCACCACCGCAGTGAAAATCAAAGGAACGACGGCGGTCTGCAGCAACGAGACGTAGCTGGAGCCGATCGTCTGGAGGGTTGCGCCGAGGCCGTTGGGGGCAGCCTTGGTGCTGCCGGTGTACTTGGCGATGAGGCCAAGAACCAGGCCGACAATGAGGGCAGCGATGATCTGGACGCCGAACGAACCGGCCCACTTGGGGAGCCGGAAGCCGGTCTTTCCAGCTGAAGGTGATGTTTGGATTGAGGTGCTCACCGGAACACGGTAGGTGCTTGCCAAATAACATAGCGAACGGACGTTGAGAAATGTTACGTGCGCAAATGTTATTCCCTGTGCGTTTGTGACGTTGCTCTCCGGCAAGCACCGGTACCGAGGGTGGGCGCCAGGGGTGGGCGCTGGCGTCGTTGTTGTGCTCCGCACCCCCTAACGCCGATCGCACCCGTAACCGCTGGTGCATTTCGCGGCTACGGGTGCGAAGGCAACGCCGAAGGGGTGCGCTTGGCGGAGCCGGGTGCGACCACCGCTCCAAAGGCGGAGCTCAAGCGGGTCAGCCCAGCAACGCCCTCCGCAGCACGTCCAGGCCTACGGAGCCTATGTTCAGGGCTTTACTGTGGAATGACTTGAGGTCGAAGTCATCCCGCCCCTCGAGATCTGTCCTGATCTGTTCCCACAGACGTTGGCCTACCTTGTAGGAGGGTGCCTGTCCCGGCCAGCCGAGGTAACGGGCGAATTCGAACTGAAGCTGCCCCTCGCTGATATCAAGGTTGGCCCTGAGGAAATCGAAGCCCTTCTCCGGGGTCCAGGTGCCGGAGCCCCAGCGTTCGGGGATGGGCAATTCCAAGTGGACTCCGATGTCGAACACTACACGTGCCGCACGCATGCGCTGGCCATCCAGCATGCCCATGTGGTCGCCCGGGTCCTTGAGGTAGCCCAGCTCGAGCATGAGTTGCTCGGCGTAGAGCGCCCACCCTTCGCCGTGGCCCGAGACCCAGCAGACGTTGCGGCGCCAGTTGTTCAGCAGCTCGCGGCGGTACGTAGCTGTTGCCACCTGCAGGTGGTGTCCCGGGACGCCCTCGTGGAACACTGTGGTGGTCTCGGACCAGGTGGTGAAAGTGTCTTCGCCAGCGGGCACCGACCACCACATCCGACCGGGCCGTGAGAAGTCGTCCGAGGGGCCGGTGTAATAGATGCCGCCCTCATCGGTGGGGGCAATCATGCATTCAAGGGTCCGCATGACGTCCGGGATGTCGAAGTGGACGTCCGCCAGTTCGGACACGGCGCGGTCGGAGAGTTCCTGCATCCAGGCCTTCAGGGCGTCGGTGCCCTTGATCTGCCGTGCGGGATCGTTGTTGAGGATGCTCTTGGCTTCCTCGATCGAAGCGCCTGGCTTGATCTGCCCGGCAACCTTTTCCTGTTCGCCAATGAGCCGGTCCAGTTCCTGCACACCCCAGGCGTACGTTTCTTCCAGGTCCACCGCTGCACCCAGGAATGACCGGGAAGCAAGGGCGTAGCGCTCACGGCCAACGGCGTCCTTTTCCGGGGCTACCGGGAGGAGCTCGTCCCGCAGAAAGGCGCCCAAGGCGCTGTACGCCGAACGCGCGGCCGCTGTTCCGGCGTCGAGCTTGTCCTGGACCCCGGCGGGCAGCGGCGCGTCGCCAATCCGGGCATTGGCGGCGAGCTTGGCGAAGAAGCCGTCCTCGGCGGCATAGCGGCTGGTCTGCTCGATGACGATGCGGACTTGCCGGGCAGCGGAGACTTTGCCGGAGCCGGCAGCTGCGCGCAGTGATGAAATATATCCCTCGATCGCGCCCGGTACATTGGCCGCGCGACCGGCGATGTGCTCCCACTGTTCTGCCGTGTCGGTAGGCATGAGGTCGAAAATGGCGCGGATGTCCTGGGCCGGGGAAGCGATGTTGTTCAGGTCCGCCGCGTCCCAGCCCGAGGCGTGGATCTCCAGATCCAGGCCCAGACGCTCGCGCATCGCATCAAGTGTCACAGCGTCGGTTTCGTCCGCGGGCTCAAGAGCAGCCAAGGACTCCAGGGCGTCCCGTGCAGCCTGGGCGTGGGCAGCTGCCCCGGCCTGGGAGTAGTCCTGGTACTCCGTTTCGTGGCCGGGCAGCCCAAGCGTGGTGGCGAAGCTGGGATTGAGTTCGATCAGCTTTTCTGTGTACGCGTCAGCGACGGCGTCGATGGCAGACTTCGGGCGTACGGAGGTGTTTGCAGTAGTCACCCACAGAGCCTAACCGTGACGAACGCCACGTGAAAGGGTTGTTGAACTTATTTGCAACGTGCCGCGGGAAATCAGCCCCGGCTGCGCCTCCACGCGCCCGGACCCGGAGTGGGGTCAAGACGCAACTGCTGGCGACGCACCCAGTGCCTGACGTTCGGCTTGGGCAGCTCCGCTTCCGGCGGGGCGCCAAGGGAAACCACGACGGCGGCAATCGCCGCGAGCTCTTCGGCTGTCGGTTCGCCCTTGACCACCGAGAACAGGGGCTGCGTGGGCTCGTCGGCCGGAGAAGGGGTCTGTGCGGTGGTCACAGCGGGATGTTTCCGTGCTTCTTGGTGGGCAGGCTGGCCCGCTTGTCACGCAGGGCGCGCAGGCCACGGATAATCTGCAGGCGGGTGTCCGAGGGTGCGATGACGGCGTCCACATAACCAAGCTCAGCGGCCTGGTACGGGTTGAGGAGTTCTTCCTCGTAGCCCTGGATGATCTCTGCACGGCGGGCCTCAACGTCCCCGCCGGCCTCGGCAACGGCTGCGAGATCGCGGCGGTACAGGATGTTTACGGCACCCTGGGCACCCATGACACCGATTTGGGCCGTGGGCCACGCGAGGTTGAGGTCGGCGCCGAGCTTCTTGGAACCCATCACGATGTACGCTCCGCCGTAGGCCTTGCGGGTGATGACCGTGAGCTTGGGAACAGTAGCTTCGGCGTAGGCGTAGAGGAGCTTGGCGCCACGGCGGATGATGCCCTGGAACTCCTGGTCCTTGCCGGGAAGGAAGCCCGGGACGTCCACCAGGGTGATGATGGGGATGTTGAAGGCGTCGCAGTGGCGGACAAAGCGGGCAGCCTTTTCCGACGCCGAGATGTCCAGTGTTCCGGCGAACTGCATGGGCTGGTTGGCCACGATGCCAACGGTGTGCCCTTCAACGCGGCCGTAGCCAATGATGACGTTGGGGGCATACAGCGACTGCATTTCCAGGAAGTGTGCGTCGTCCACGATCTGCTCAATGACCTTGCGCATGTCATAAGGCTGGTTGGCCGAATCCGGAATCAACGTATCCAGGGCGAGGTCGTCGTCGTCGAGTTCCAGTTCCTGGTCGTGCTCAACGACCGGGGCCTCGGAGAGATTGTTGGAGGGCAGGAAGTCCAGGAGTTCGCGGACGAACTCGATCGCGTCCGCTTCGTCGGATGCCAGGTACGTGGACGTGCCGGTGGTGGCGTTGTGCTGGCGTGCCCCGCCCAGGGTTTCCATGTCCACGTCTTCGCCGGTGACGGTCTTTATGACGTCGGGTCCTGTGATGAACATGTGGGAGGTCTTGTCCACCATCACCACGTAGTCGGTAAGGGCAGGGGAGTACGCGGCGCCCCCGGCACAAGGGCCCATGATGAGGGAGATCTGCGGGACCACGCCGGAGGCGTGGACATTGTTGCGGAAGATGTCCGCGAACATGGCCAAGGAGGCGACGCCTTCCTGGATTCGTGCGCCGCCGCCGTCGTTGATGCCGACAACCGGGCAGCCGTTACGGAGGGCGAATTCCTGGACCTTGACGATCTTTTCGCCGTTGACCTGGCTCAGGGAGCCGCCGTAGACGCTGAAGTCCTGGCTGTAGATGGCAACCAGGCGGCCGTCCACGGTGCCGTATCCGGAGACTACGCCATCGCCCAGGGGCTTCTTCTTTTCCATGCCGAAAGCGGTGGAACGGTGGACGGCGAGGGCGTCGAACTCGACAAACGAATCGGGGTCGACCAGGAGGTCGATGCGCTCACGGGCGGTGTTCTTTCCGCGTGCGTGCTGCTTTTCGATCGCTTCCGGGCCGGAAGGCTGCTCTGCCCGTGCCTGGCGGTCGCGGAAGTCGGCAATCTTTCCCGCTGTCGTTGTCAGATCGTGGCTCATCAAGTGTCTCCGGCTCTGTAGCTGATATTCGCTGGCGCAGTCCTGAGTGCGGACAAGTAGCTGACTTAAGTAGCTTCCGTACAAAGAACAGGCCCCGCAGGCCAGTCTAGTGACGCGTTTGCCGCGAACCGCTGTAGAAACCCTACAATTTTCCGCGGCGTAGCCAAATCGACCACTATGTTACCCGTGAGTAACATAGTTGGGTTAGAGTGTCCCCATGACTTCAAGCAACGATGCTTCCAGCACACTTTCCCAAAGCGGCAGCCCCTACGTCGCCAAGGGTTCGCTCAAAGGCAGGACCATCCTGATGTCAGGCGGCAGCCGCGGCATCGGCCTGGCCATCGCCACCCGCGCCGCACGCGATGGCGCCAACATTGTCCTCATGGCCAAGACCGGAGATCCGCACCCGAAACTCGAGGGGACCGTCTTCACTGCGGCAGAACAGCTGGTCGCCGCAGGCGGGCAGGCCCTCCCGCTGGTCGGGGACGTCCGCAACGATGACGACGTCGCCGCCGCGGTTGCCGCCGCCGTCGAGCGTTTCGGGGGCATCGACGTCGTGGTCAACAACGCCTCGGCCATCGACCTGTCCGGCACCGACGCCGTAGACATGAAGCGCTACGACCTCATGCAGGACATCAACGTCCGCGGCACCTTCCTGTTGTCGAAGCTGTCATTGCCGGCGCTCCGGGAGTCAGGGAACGGTCACATCCTGACGCTCTCCCCGCCGCTGAACCTTGACCCCAAATGGGCGGGCATGCACTTGGCCTACACCATGGCCAAGTACGGGATGAGCCTGACTACCCTGGGACTCGCCGAAGAGTTGAAAGACGACGGCGTGTCGGTCAACTCGCTGTGGCCGTGTACCTTGATCGACACCGCTGCGATCCGGAACATGCCAGGTGGCCGGCAGATGGTCCAGGCCGCCCGCGGACCGGAAATCATGGCCGACGCGGCCCATGCAGTGTTGACGGGTTCAGGGGCCACAGGGAACTTCTACACCGATGAAGAAGTCCTGCGCGCGGCCGGCGTCACTGATTTCGCCCCCTACAGCCTGGGTGCTCCGGAAGACCGCTTGGTGCCGGACATCTTCCTCTAAGCCTATTAACGGGTTCTTTTCAGGGCAGCGGGCCTTCCCGGACGGCGCAACTGGATAGGATTCAGCTATGGATGCCGAACAGCCCAACAGCAGCGAACCGCACGTACCCTCCGGAGGCACGGAACGGCCCGCCCTGGATCGCGAAGCGTTGCAGCAAGCGGACTTCCTGTCCGCTACCGGCATCCCGCAGCTAGAAATCGTCGACTCGACCGGCTCCACCAATGCGGACCTCATCCGTGCAGTGACCGTTGAGCCGAAAAAGTGGGGCGATCTCGCCGTACTGACGGCCGAGCACCAGACGGCGGCGCGCGGACGCCTGGACCGGCACTGGGAAGCGCCCGAACGGTCGGCGGTATCGGTCTCCATCGTGCTGCGGCCCGTCACATCCCAGGGCATGCCGGTTCCCACCCAGAGCTACTCGTGGTTGTCACTGCTGGCAGCAGTCGCCTTGCGCGAAGCGTTGCAGGAAACGGCCGGAGTGACTGCCGAGATCAAGTGGCCCAATGATGTCCTGGTCAAGGGCCGGAAGGTTGCAGGCATCCTTGCCCAGATGACGCCCCTCGGGGACGGCTCCGTGCCGGCAGTGGTCCTGGGTGTCGGCCTTAACGTCTCCCTCGCCGAGGACGAGCTGCCGGTTCCGACGGCGACGTCCCTCGCCGTCGAAGGGGCCACGACGACGGACCGCACCGCACTGCTGAAAAGCTACCTTTCGCGTTTTGCCCGGTTGTACCGCAGTTTCTGCAACTCCGAAGGAGACCCTGCCGCGGGTTTGGCCGGCGGAGCCTCGCTGCACAAACGGGTTGAATCGGCCATGGTCACCCTGGGGCGGGAAGTCCGGGCGCACCTGCCCGGCGATCTTGAACTGGTGGGGCACGCCTCCCGCCTGGACGAGCACGGTTCCTTGCTGGTGGTTGACCATGGTGGCCGGGAACATGTCATCACTGCCGGCGATGTGGTGCACCTGCGCGCCACAGAAAGCGGTTATGCGTAAAGAGTTGCTTCCGGGGGAGCAGGTCATCACCATCACGCGTCAACAGGCCCGCTCCCTCTTCTTTCCCGTGCTGGCCTGCATCGTTGTTCCTGCCGTCGCTGCGTATGCGTGCGCATGGATCGTCAAAGGCAACCCGCAGCGCCTCATTCCTTTTGTTTCGTCCGAGTGGACGCCTTGGCTCTTGGGTGCGTGTGTTCTGCTGGCGGTGTGGTTCCTGGCGGCGTACAGCCTCAAGCGCGTCCTGAAGTGGCGGTCCATCCGCTACATCCTGACCAGCCGGCGCATACTTGCCAGATACGGAATGTTCCGGCGCAACGATTGGCAGGTATCCCTGGCGTCCATCCGCAATGTGGGAGTCCACCAAAGCCTGATCCAACGGTCATTGCACTCAGGGAATATATCCTTGGATACCGGGCACTCCGGAGCAGCGTTGCTGACCGATGTCCCTGAGGCAGGCAAATTCAGGGGTTTCATTCTTGACGCGATGGACGAACTCCCGCAAGGTGAGCCTTTTGAGGGCGAAGTGCTGGACGACTATGAAGAATTGCCGTGGGAATTGAGAGAAGGTGGATGGGATGAGCGTTGAGGATCAGCAGTCCGGCGAGGACCTGGACCAGGAGTTCGACGCAGCACCCGAACCTTCGGACGCCGCAGCGGACACTCCAGAGGAC
Proteins encoded:
- a CDS encoding DUF885 domain-containing protein; the encoded protein is MTTANTSVRPKSAIDAVADAYTEKLIELNPSFATTLGLPGHETEYQDYSQAGAAAHAQAARDALESLAALEPADETDAVTLDAMRERLGLDLEIHASGWDAADLNNIASPAQDIRAIFDLMPTDTAEQWEHIAGRAANVPGAIEGYISSLRAAAGSGKVSAARQVRIVIEQTSRYAAEDGFFAKLAANARIGDAPLPAGVQDKLDAGTAAARSAYSALGAFLRDELLPVAPEKDAVGRERYALASRSFLGAAVDLEETYAWGVQELDRLIGEQEKVAGQIKPGASIEEAKSILNNDPARQIKGTDALKAWMQELSDRAVSELADVHFDIPDVMRTLECMIAPTDEGGIYYTGPSDDFSRPGRMWWSVPAGEDTFTTWSETTTVFHEGVPGHHLQVATATYRRELLNNWRRNVCWVSGHGEGWALYAEQLMLELGYLKDPGDHMGMLDGQRMRAARVVFDIGVHLELPIPERWGSGTWTPEKGFDFLRANLDISEGQLQFEFARYLGWPGQAPSYKVGQRLWEQIRTDLEGRDDFDLKSFHSKALNIGSVGLDVLRRALLG
- a CDS encoding acyl-CoA carboxylase subunit beta, translated to MSHDLTTTAGKIADFRDRQARAEQPSGPEAIEKQHARGKNTARERIDLLVDPDSFVEFDALAVHRSTAFGMEKKKPLGDGVVSGYGTVDGRLVAIYSQDFSVYGGSLSQVNGEKIVKVQEFALRNGCPVVGINDGGGARIQEGVASLAMFADIFRNNVHASGVVPQISLIMGPCAGGAAYSPALTDYVVMVDKTSHMFITGPDVIKTVTGEDVDMETLGGARQHNATTGTSTYLASDEADAIEFVRELLDFLPSNNLSEAPVVEHDQELELDDDDLALDTLIPDSANQPYDMRKVIEQIVDDAHFLEMQSLYAPNVIIGYGRVEGHTVGIVANQPMQFAGTLDISASEKAARFVRHCDAFNIPIITLVDVPGFLPGKDQEFQGIIRRGAKLLYAYAEATVPKLTVITRKAYGGAYIVMGSKKLGADLNLAWPTAQIGVMGAQGAVNILYRRDLAAVAEAGGDVEARRAEIIQGYEEELLNPYQAAELGYVDAVIAPSDTRLQIIRGLRALRDKRASLPTKKHGNIPL
- a CDS encoding TetR/AcrR family transcriptional regulator, which encodes MTSISSQEQGSALPSTGQSTPSRRELNKAATRSSIAGAALDLLRSKGAGNFTVEDIAASAGVSRRTFFNYFPSLEAALASVADGFMDRALEQFRLRPAEESILESAQAALMALADPMSVAPMAELFSLTQDNRSLARSELEAWDHCTEQIIDAARYRLGAGVSELYLHALAGSVISCGKAAMNVWFAERGPDLSPESLAVLRQHLIDAMGLLGGGFAPSSGASAQSAPVPSTTDRF
- a CDS encoding acyl-CoA carboxylase subunit epsilon, which encodes MTTAQTPSPADEPTQPLFSVVKGEPTAEELAAIAAVVVSLGAPPEAELPKPNVRHWVRRQQLRLDPTPGPGAWRRSRG
- a CDS encoding biotin--[acetyl-CoA-carboxylase] ligase, whose protein sequence is MDAEQPNSSEPHVPSGGTERPALDREALQQADFLSATGIPQLEIVDSTGSTNADLIRAVTVEPKKWGDLAVLTAEHQTAARGRLDRHWEAPERSAVSVSIVLRPVTSQGMPVPTQSYSWLSLLAAVALREALQETAGVTAEIKWPNDVLVKGRKVAGILAQMTPLGDGSVPAVVLGVGLNVSLAEDELPVPTATSLAVEGATTTDRTALLKSYLSRFARLYRSFCNSEGDPAAGLAGGASLHKRVESAMVTLGREVRAHLPGDLELVGHASRLDEHGSLLVVDHGGREHVITAGDVVHLRATESGYA
- a CDS encoding YbjQ family protein, whose product is MLIVTSNEIPGHRIDAVFGEVMGLTVRSRDIGSQMLAGFRSLGGGELPEMTKALYESRQEVMARMVNEAQQRGANAIVAMRFDTSEMGTNWTEVCAYGTAVYVLPLGEGEPGATGQSIYLTRNAGQSTGQQAAQPAQPQQPPAPPIHPAPPQQF
- a CDS encoding dicarboxylate/amino acid:cation symporter, which gives rise to MSTSIQTSPSAGKTGFRLPKWAGSFGVQIIAALIVGLVLGLIAKYTGSTKAAPNGLGATLQTIGSSYVSLLQTAVVPLIFTAVVSSIANLRQVSNAARLAWNTLLWFAITSLVSVLIGIGLGVLLQPGAATGITQKAEYAGKTGDWWAFLIGLFPKNFLGLGASSTVTESANAATTVSTSVSFNVLQILVVAIAVGIAALKVGKQAEAFLTFNASALAVIQKVLWWIIRIAPLGTIGLIGNAVAIYGWDTIGSLGKFTAAIYIGLALVLFVLYPILVRAHGLSIKQYFSGVWPAVQLAFVSRSSIGTLPLTQRVTERNLGVPSGYASFAVPLGATTKMDGCAAIYPAVAAIFVAQFFGINLDFSQYLLIVLVSVLGSAATAGTTGAVVMLTLTLSTLGLPLAGVGLLLAIDPILDMGRTAVNVAGQALVPAIVAKRQGILDESLYNAPRNGAAFADEYAADKAAAEADERELAGAKA
- a CDS encoding PH domain-containing protein, which produces MRKELLPGEQVITITRQQARSLFFPVLACIVVPAVAAYACAWIVKGNPQRLIPFVSSEWTPWLLGACVLLAVWFLAAYSLKRVLKWRSIRYILTSRRILARYGMFRRNDWQVSLASIRNVGVHQSLIQRSLHSGNISLDTGHSGAALLTDVPEAGKFRGFILDAMDELPQGEPFEGEVLDDYEELPWELREGGWDER
- a CDS encoding SDR family oxidoreductase; translated protein: MTSSNDASSTLSQSGSPYVAKGSLKGRTILMSGGSRGIGLAIATRAARDGANIVLMAKTGDPHPKLEGTVFTAAEQLVAAGGQALPLVGDVRNDDDVAAAVAAAVERFGGIDVVVNNASAIDLSGTDAVDMKRYDLMQDINVRGTFLLSKLSLPALRESGNGHILTLSPPLNLDPKWAGMHLAYTMAKYGMSLTTLGLAEELKDDGVSVNSLWPCTLIDTAAIRNMPGGRQMVQAARGPEIMADAAHAVLTGSGATGNFYTDEEVLRAAGVTDFAPYSLGAPEDRLVPDIFL